A window of the Falco rusticolus isolate bFalRus1 chromosome 1, bFalRus1.pri, whole genome shotgun sequence genome harbors these coding sequences:
- the LOC119151740 gene encoding placenta-specific gene 8 protein-like isoform X2 yields MASHHVVTVQPQIFVAPQAGKWQTGLLDCCSDCGVCICGAFCFPCLGCQVAGDMNECCLCGTSVAMRTLYRTRYNIPGSILDDCTAIMCCPMCTLCQLKRDINRRRELGIFW; encoded by the exons ATGGCCTCTCACCACGTGGTCACAGTCCAGCCCCAGATTTTCGTTGCCCCACAGGCAGGCAAGTGGCAGACGGGACTGCTGGACTGCTGCTCTGACTGTGGCGTGT GTATTTGCGGAGCCTTCTGCTTCCCCTGCCTGGGGTGCCAAGTGGCCGGGGACATGAACGAGTGCTGCCTGTGCGGGACCAGCGTGGCCATGAGGACGCTGTACCGCACCAGATACAACATCCCG GGCTCCATTCTGGATGACTGCACCGCCATCATGTGCTGCCCCATGTGCACGCTCTGCCAGCTGAAGAGGGACATCAacaggaggagggagctgggcatATTCTGGTAA
- the COQ2 gene encoding 4-hydroxybenzoate polyprenyltransferase, mitochondrial isoform X1, translated as MAALLARLCRGAPGLRAARLPLAAVAAPPLRRPSAPPGPPRPLSFSAAELVRAAPGPLRPYLRLMRLHQPTGTWLRYLPCTWSIALVAEPGCLVPPSLPPIPTPSRCPPRPTRVVCRVPPPVVARLAPPGLCPPSGTWLLYLPCTWSIALAAGPGCLPDWHMLALFGVGAVLMRGAGCTINDMWDRDYDKKVARTASRPLAAGEISIFQSFIFLGGQLSLALCVLLCLNYYSIILGAASLSLVITYPLMKRITYWPQLVLGLTFNWGALLGWSAIKGSCEWSVCLPLYLAGVMWTLLYDTIYAHQDKRDDIIIGVKSTALQFKEDTKQWLSGFSLAMLLSLCMAGMNCNQTFPYYSAVAAIGAHLVHQIYSLDIDKPEDCWKKFASNRTVGILLFIGIVLGNLWKQKDIKNAEESLEDR; from the exons ATGGCGGCGCTGCTGGCGCGGCTCTGCCGGGGCGCCCCCGGCCTCCGCGCCGCCCGCCTGCCCCTCGCCGCCGtcgccgccccgccgctgcgccgcccctccgcgccgccggggccccCGCGGCCGCTCAGCTTTTCGGCGGCCGAGCTGGTgcgcgccgcgccgggcccgcTGCGGCCCTACTTGCGCCTCATGCGGCTGCACCAGCCCACCG GGACGTGGCTGCGGTACCTGCCGTGCACCTGGAGCATCGCCTTGGTGGCTGAGCCAGGCTGCCTtgtccccccctccctcccccccatcccaaCCCCCTCTCGTTGCCCCCCTCGCCCCACCCGGGTTGTgtgtcgtgtccccccccccgtCGTTGCCCGCCTCGCCCCACCCGGGTTGTGTCCCCCCTCAGGGACGTGGCTGCTGTACCTGCCGTGCACCTGGAGCATCGCCTtggcggccgggccgggctgccTGCCGGACTGGCACATGCTGGCCCTGTTCGGTGTCGGGGCGGTGCTGATGCGCGGAGCCGGTTGCACCATCAATGACATGTGGGATCGCGACTATGACAAAAAG gTTGCGAGGACTGCAAGTAGGCCCCTGGCAGCTGGAGAAATCTCCATTTTTCagtccttcatttttcttgggGGACAGCTTAGCTTGGCGCTTTGTGTGCTCCTGTGTCTGAACTACTATAG TATCATTCTGGGAGCAGCCTCTTTGTCTCTTGTGATCACCTACCCTCTGATGAAGAGAATAACATACTGGCCGCAGTTAGTTTTGG GGCTTACATTTAATTGGGGAGCCCTTCTTGGCTGGTCTGCCATCAAAGGGTCATGTGAGTGGTCTGTGTGTTTGCCCTTGTACTTAGCTGGAGTAATGTGGACGCTGCTATACGATACCATTTATGCACACCAG GATAAGAGGGATGATATCATTATTGGTGTGAAGTCAACAGCCTTGCAGTTCAAGGAGGATACGAAGCAGTGGCTCAGTGGCTTCAGCCTTGCAATGCTCCTGAGTTTGTGCATGGCAGGAATGAATTGTAACCAGACATTCCCGTATTACTCAGCTGTGGCTGCCATAGGTGCTCACCTAGTGCACCAG ATTTACAGTTTGGACATAGACAAACCTGAAGACTGTTGGAAGAAATTTGCTTCAAATCGTACTGTAGGCATTCTGCTCTTCATAGGGATTGTGCTTGGAAATCTGTGGAAacaaaaagacataaaaaatgcagaagagtcTTTAGAAGACAGGTAG
- the LOC119151740 gene encoding placenta-specific gene 8 protein-like isoform X1 — translation MAQTTNYLEGPDPALAMASHHVVTVQPQIFVAPQAGKWQTGLLDCCSDCGVCICGAFCFPCLGCQVAGDMNECCLCGTSVAMRTLYRTRYNIPGSILDDCTAIMCCPMCTLCQLKRDINRRRELGIFW, via the exons ATGGCTCAG ACCACAAACTACCTGGAGGGACCCGACCCTGCGCTGGCAATGGCCTCTCACCACGTGGTCACAGTCCAGCCCCAGATTTTCGTTGCCCCACAGGCAGGCAAGTGGCAGACGGGACTGCTGGACTGCTGCTCTGACTGTGGCGTGT GTATTTGCGGAGCCTTCTGCTTCCCCTGCCTGGGGTGCCAAGTGGCCGGGGACATGAACGAGTGCTGCCTGTGCGGGACCAGCGTGGCCATGAGGACGCTGTACCGCACCAGATACAACATCCCG GGCTCCATTCTGGATGACTGCACCGCCATCATGTGCTGCCCCATGTGCACGCTCTGCCAGCTGAAGAGGGACATCAacaggaggagggagctgggcatATTCTGGTAA
- the LOC119151749 gene encoding placenta-specific gene 8 protein-like isoform X1: MALPSVVTVQPQYSMSMPAASRNVWQTGLMDCCTDCGVCCCGMFCFPCLGCQVAGDMNECCLCGTSVAMRTLYRTRYNIPGSICSDFCITLWCPVCSVCQIKRDINRRREIGIFW; encoded by the exons ATGGCCTTGCCGTCCGTCGTGACAGTGCAGCCGCAGTACAGCATGTCCATGCCTGCTGCCTCAAGGAACGTTTGGCAGACAGGGCTGATGGACTGCTGCACCGACTGCGGCGTCT gctgctgcgGGATGTTCTGCTTCCCCTGCCTGGGGTGCCAAGTGGCCGGGGACATGAACGAGTGCTGCCTGTGCGGGACCAGCGTGGCCATGAGGACGCTGTACCGCACCAGATACAACATCCCG GGGTCCATTTGCTCTGACTTCTGTATCACCCTGTGGTGCCCCGTGTGCTCCGTCTGCCAAATTAAGAGAGACATCAACCGGAGGAGGGAGATAGGCATATTCTGGTAA
- the COQ2 gene encoding 4-hydroxybenzoate polyprenyltransferase, mitochondrial isoform X2, with translation MAALLARLCRGAPGLRAARLPLAAVAAPPLRRPSAPPGPPRPLSFSAAELVRAAPGPLRPYLRLMRLHQPTGTWLLYLPCTWSIALAAGPGCLPDWHMLALFGVGAVLMRGAGCTINDMWDRDYDKKVARTASRPLAAGEISIFQSFIFLGGQLSLALCVLLCLNYYSIILGAASLSLVITYPLMKRITYWPQLVLGLTFNWGALLGWSAIKGSCEWSVCLPLYLAGVMWTLLYDTIYAHQDKRDDIIIGVKSTALQFKEDTKQWLSGFSLAMLLSLCMAGMNCNQTFPYYSAVAAIGAHLVHQIYSLDIDKPEDCWKKFASNRTVGILLFIGIVLGNLWKQKDIKNAEESLEDR, from the exons ATGGCGGCGCTGCTGGCGCGGCTCTGCCGGGGCGCCCCCGGCCTCCGCGCCGCCCGCCTGCCCCTCGCCGCCGtcgccgccccgccgctgcgccgcccctccgcgccgccggggccccCGCGGCCGCTCAGCTTTTCGGCGGCCGAGCTGGTgcgcgccgcgccgggcccgcTGCGGCCCTACTTGCGCCTCATGCGGCTGCACCAGCCCACCG GGACGTGGCTGCTGTACCTGCCGTGCACCTGGAGCATCGCCTtggcggccgggccgggctgccTGCCGGACTGGCACATGCTGGCCCTGTTCGGTGTCGGGGCGGTGCTGATGCGCGGAGCCGGTTGCACCATCAATGACATGTGGGATCGCGACTATGACAAAAAG gTTGCGAGGACTGCAAGTAGGCCCCTGGCAGCTGGAGAAATCTCCATTTTTCagtccttcatttttcttgggGGACAGCTTAGCTTGGCGCTTTGTGTGCTCCTGTGTCTGAACTACTATAG TATCATTCTGGGAGCAGCCTCTTTGTCTCTTGTGATCACCTACCCTCTGATGAAGAGAATAACATACTGGCCGCAGTTAGTTTTGG GGCTTACATTTAATTGGGGAGCCCTTCTTGGCTGGTCTGCCATCAAAGGGTCATGTGAGTGGTCTGTGTGTTTGCCCTTGTACTTAGCTGGAGTAATGTGGACGCTGCTATACGATACCATTTATGCACACCAG GATAAGAGGGATGATATCATTATTGGTGTGAAGTCAACAGCCTTGCAGTTCAAGGAGGATACGAAGCAGTGGCTCAGTGGCTTCAGCCTTGCAATGCTCCTGAGTTTGTGCATGGCAGGAATGAATTGTAACCAGACATTCCCGTATTACTCAGCTGTGGCTGCCATAGGTGCTCACCTAGTGCACCAG ATTTACAGTTTGGACATAGACAAACCTGAAGACTGTTGGAAGAAATTTGCTTCAAATCGTACTGTAGGCATTCTGCTCTTCATAGGGATTGTGCTTGGAAATCTGTGGAAacaaaaagacataaaaaatgcagaagagtcTTTAGAAGACAGGTAG
- the LOC119151749 gene encoding placenta-specific gene 8 protein-like isoform X2, which produces MALPSVVTVQPQYSMSMPAASRNVWQTGLMDCCTDCGVCCCGMFCFPCLGCQVAGDMNECCLCGTSVAMRTLYRTRYNIPGSICSDFCITLWCPVCSVCQIKRDINRRREIGIF; this is translated from the exons ATGGCCTTGCCGTCCGTCGTGACAGTGCAGCCGCAGTACAGCATGTCCATGCCTGCTGCCTCAAGGAACGTTTGGCAGACAGGGCTGATGGACTGCTGCACCGACTGCGGCGTCT gctgctgcgGGATGTTCTGCTTCCCCTGCCTGGGGTGCCAAGTGGCCGGGGACATGAACGAGTGCTGCCTGTGCGGGACCAGCGTGGCCATGAGGACGCTGTACCGCACCAGATACAACATCCCG GGGTCCATTTGCTCTGACTTCTGTATCACCCTGTGGTGCCCCGTGTGCTCCGTCTGCCAAATTAAGAGAGACATCAACCGGAGGAGGGAGATAGGCATATTCTG A